The Saxibacter everestensis genome has a window encoding:
- a CDS encoding YlxR family protein: protein MVEAVQPRHVVRTCIGCRQRASQHLLFRTVLAAETQGTAGANVVVPDPRRTLSGRGAWLHRSVECVELAQRRNAFVRALKVSGRTEVDAVVQYVKTNVEAGIDTDGLQVRTQK from the coding sequence ATGGTCGAAGCTGTTCAACCGCGGCACGTCGTCAGGACGTGCATTGGTTGTCGTCAGCGTGCCAGCCAGCACCTGCTGTTTCGAACCGTCCTCGCGGCGGAGACGCAAGGTACGGCTGGCGCAAACGTAGTCGTTCCGGATCCGCGACGAACTTTGTCCGGGCGTGGTGCCTGGTTGCATCGCTCGGTAGAGTGCGTGGAGCTGGCGCAGCGGCGGAATGCATTTGTTCGAGCACTGAAAGTCAGTGGGCGAACGGAAGTTGACGCCGTTGTTCAGTACGTGAAAACCAATGTGGAAGCGGGTATAGACACCGATGGACTGCAAGTGAGAACTCAGAAATGA